The following proteins come from a genomic window of Mustela lutreola isolate mMusLut2 chromosome 6, mMusLut2.pri, whole genome shotgun sequence:
- the LOC131834628 gene encoding transcription initiation factor TFIID subunit 10-like, translating into MAPKASILGTPDSFPGTLPATQDEIVPFGAAQNPQNLDVPPLYLPHLSPLVACLSTHRLELQCLAKASPAGTAGGPGAGAAAGGTGPMVARAGEPAERRGAAPVSASGVAPPEGAMSNGVYVLPSAVKGDVKPVVSSTPLVDFLMQLEDYMPTIPDAVTGYYLNHAEFEASDPRIIRLISLVAQKFISDIANDALQHCKMKGTTSGSSQSKSKDHKYTLTMEDLTPALSEYGINVKKLHYFT; encoded by the exons aTGGCCCCCAAGGCGTCCATACTGGGGACCCCTGATTCATTCCCCGGGACTCTACCTGCCACCCAAGATGAAAttgtgccatttggagctgcacagaaccctcaga ATCTAGACGTACCACCTCTCTACCTCCCTCACCTCAGCCCCCTGGTAGCCTGCCTCAGCACCCACAGATTGGAACTGCAATGCCt AGCTAAGGCCAGCCCCGCGGGGACTGCAGGGGGACCTGGGGCTGGAGCTGCGGCAGGGGGCACGGGACCCATGGTGGCGCGGGCCGGGGAGCCTGCCGAGCGGCGCGGGGCCGCTCCGGTGTCGGCTAGCGGCGTGGCGCCCCCGGAGGGGGCCATGTCTAACGGGGTTTATGTACTGCCGAGTGCGGTCAAAGGAGACGTGAAGCCGGTGGTGTCCAGCACGCCTCTGGTGGATTTCCTGATGCAGCTGGAAGATTATATGCCTACGATCCCAGACGCAGTGACTGGTTACTACCTGAACCATGCTGAATTTGAGGCTTCGGACCCACGCATAATTCGGCTCATCTCGCTAGTTGCCCAGAAATTCATCTCAGATATTGCCAACGATGCCCTACAGCACTGCAAAATGAAGGGCACAACTTCTGGCAGCTCCCAAAGCAAGAGCAAGGACCACAAGTACACTCTAACCATGGAGGACTTGACCCCTGCCCTCAGCGAGTATGGCATCAATGTGAAGAAGCTGCACTActtcacctga